Proteins from a single region of Paraburkholderia sp. ZP32-5:
- a CDS encoding sugar phosphate isomerase/epimerase family protein encodes MSAHRLGLSPVTLAPLGFADAFEPTARAGFTGIGLRYDQFERYLEQGGSVAEVKRWLDDYGLRFAEAAFLAEWQYYGGIPLVSRRQRVAGAEETRERLLERLHGFLAHCEQFECANVTAVPALRETGDLEIAAEEFATLCDMAAPYGVRLCLEFMGTAPQVSTLASGADLVARANRANGGLLIDTFLFHQGRSRVDDLARVPPEKIFNVQLADARPKSCETLDMLADRVFPGEGAADVSTLVDALVAHGYHGWWTVELFNPDYARVDPHTIAAHAASSAHKLLDAAVRRAATEGEAA; translated from the coding sequence ATGAGTGCTCACCGGCTCGGCCTCAGTCCCGTCACGCTCGCGCCGCTCGGCTTCGCTGACGCGTTCGAGCCCACTGCGCGGGCCGGCTTCACGGGCATTGGCCTGCGTTACGACCAGTTCGAGCGTTACCTGGAGCAGGGCGGTTCGGTCGCCGAAGTCAAGCGCTGGCTGGATGACTATGGACTGCGCTTCGCGGAAGCCGCGTTCCTCGCCGAGTGGCAGTATTACGGCGGTATTCCGCTCGTGAGCCGCCGTCAGCGAGTCGCGGGCGCGGAAGAAACGCGTGAGCGTCTGCTGGAACGTCTGCACGGGTTTCTCGCGCATTGCGAACAATTCGAATGCGCGAACGTGACGGCCGTGCCGGCGCTGCGCGAAACCGGCGATCTGGAGATTGCTGCCGAAGAATTCGCGACGCTATGCGATATGGCCGCGCCGTACGGCGTACGCCTGTGTCTCGAATTCATGGGCACCGCGCCGCAGGTCTCGACCCTCGCAAGCGGTGCCGACCTCGTCGCGCGTGCGAATCGTGCGAACGGTGGTTTGCTGATCGATACCTTCCTGTTTCATCAAGGCCGCTCGCGCGTCGACGATCTGGCACGCGTGCCGCCCGAAAAAATCTTCAACGTGCAACTGGCCGATGCCAGGCCAAAGTCATGCGAAACACTCGACATGCTGGCCGACCGTGTGTTTCCCGGCGAGGGAGCAGCCGATGTGTCGACGCTGGTCGATGCGCTCGTCGCGCATGGGTATCACGGCTGGTGGACCGTCGAGCTATTCAACCCCGACTACGCGCGAGTCGATCCGCACACGATTGCCGCGCACGCCGCAAGTTCGGCGCATAAGCTGCTCGACGCCGCCGTGCGCCGCGCCGCTACTGAAGGAGAAGCCGCATGA
- a CDS encoding YoaK family protein — protein MPINYLRGFTTPERSDTTNRRLGRSLAFVAGATNAGGFFAVGQYTSHMSGIVSSLADNLALGDVNVVAAGLSSLLSFLVGAATSAILINWGRRRHMSSQYAIPLILEATLLLFFGLLGSSLETRHVLFVPATVCLLCYVMGLQNAMITKISKAEIRTTHVTGLVTDIGIELGKLFYWNTRARPRDLVRADRQKLNLLGSLLLSFLTGGLAGALGFRQLGFLSTIPLAIVLVTLAAVPILDDMLAQRR, from the coding sequence ATGCCCATCAACTACCTTCGCGGATTTACGACGCCCGAGCGCAGCGACACGACGAATCGCCGCCTCGGACGATCGCTCGCATTCGTTGCGGGAGCGACCAATGCCGGCGGATTTTTCGCTGTTGGGCAGTACACGTCGCACATGTCTGGAATTGTGTCGTCGCTGGCCGATAACCTCGCGCTTGGTGACGTCAACGTCGTCGCGGCAGGATTGAGTTCCTTGCTGTCTTTCCTCGTTGGGGCCGCCACGTCCGCGATCTTGATTAACTGGGGCCGCCGTAGGCACATGAGCAGCCAATATGCGATACCGTTGATCCTCGAGGCTACGCTGCTTCTCTTCTTTGGCCTTCTTGGTTCGAGCCTCGAAACGCGCCACGTGTTGTTTGTACCAGCGACCGTCTGCCTTCTCTGTTACGTGATGGGGCTGCAGAACGCCATGATTACGAAGATTTCAAAGGCGGAGATACGTACTACGCACGTCACCGGGCTTGTGACGGATATCGGAATCGAACTGGGCAAGCTATTTTATTGGAACACTCGAGCCAGACCCCGAGACTTGGTCCGCGCAGACCGACAGAAACTAAATCTTCTTGGATCGCTATTGCTGTCGTTTCTAACCGGTGGACTGGCAGGAGCTTTGGGCTTTCGACAACTCGGGTTCCTGTCGACTATTCCTCTTGCAATTGTCCTCGTTACACTCGCTGCTGTGCCGATTCTCGATGATATGCTTGCTCAGCGCCGTTAG
- a CDS encoding SDR family NAD(P)-dependent oxidoreductase, which produces MKLFDGKIAVVTGAGRGIGFVIARHLLDEGATVYVPDIDGERSQRAAKELGAAARPASLDVRDASQVRALFTQVDEEAGGTDLLVNCAGGYAPLVPTLKITEEEYDMVMDSNLKGTFLCCQAAIAQMLKKRAGAILNFSSLAGRQTSPALGSPYTSAKAGVLGLTRHLAKEFGAGGVRVNAVAPGTTEGERVAGLLTPEDRERQLAGIPLGRFTTAEDLADTAVFLLSDRARYITGATIDVNGGVLTI; this is translated from the coding sequence ATGAAACTCTTCGACGGAAAAATCGCGGTTGTCACAGGCGCGGGGCGCGGTATTGGCTTCGTTATCGCGCGTCATCTGCTCGACGAAGGCGCGACGGTGTATGTGCCGGATATCGACGGCGAGCGCTCGCAACGCGCGGCGAAGGAACTCGGCGCGGCCGCGCGGCCCGCGTCGCTCGACGTGCGCGACGCGAGCCAGGTCAGGGCCCTCTTCACGCAAGTCGACGAAGAAGCGGGTGGCACCGATCTGCTCGTCAATTGCGCGGGCGGTTATGCGCCGCTGGTGCCGACGCTGAAGATCACCGAAGAAGAGTACGACATGGTGATGGACTCGAATCTGAAGGGCACGTTTCTGTGCTGCCAGGCCGCGATTGCGCAGATGCTGAAGAAGCGGGCCGGCGCGATCCTGAACTTCAGCTCGCTGGCCGGACGCCAGACCAGCCCTGCGCTCGGCTCGCCGTATACGTCGGCGAAGGCGGGCGTGCTCGGTCTCACCCGCCATCTGGCGAAGGAGTTCGGCGCGGGCGGCGTGCGCGTGAACGCGGTCGCGCCGGGCACCACCGAAGGCGAGCGCGTCGCGGGCTTGCTGACGCCGGAGGATCGCGAGCGCCAGCTTGCCGGGATTCCGCTCGGCCGATTCACCACCGCCGAAGATCTCGCGGACACGGCGGTCTTTCTGTTGTCCGACCGCGCGCGTTACATCACCGGCGCGACGATCGACGTGAACGGCGGCGTGCTGACGATCTGA
- a CDS encoding TRAP transporter substrate-binding protein, whose translation MEKPARRLVLKTGVALAAAPLVARFAHAAEVRIKVGSDTPPAYAMNVRMKEAAERIKTRTNGRVEVSLFPNSQLGSDMLNQVHSGSLDFFLSSSQLAVPLVPACALPGVAYGLKDTPSAFKAMDGDVGAYLRAQMEPAGLFALPAMMQGGWRQIISNKPIRTPDDLVGFKIRVPISPMWVSQFKDLGASPTPISINELYTALQTKVVDGAENYPSLLYAMRLYEIQKYMSTTNHMWDGYWILGNARMWAAVPKDMQQVISEEFTKSVMQQRDDMVKVDAQVPDEMKKHGITFIDPDRDQFRDKLKQAGYYAEWKQKFGPQAWALLEKYSGPLG comes from the coding sequence ATGGAAAAGCCAGCTCGTCGTCTGGTATTGAAGACCGGTGTGGCACTCGCCGCCGCGCCGCTCGTCGCGCGCTTCGCGCATGCCGCGGAAGTGCGCATCAAGGTCGGCAGCGACACGCCGCCCGCGTATGCGATGAACGTCCGGATGAAGGAGGCCGCCGAACGCATCAAGACGCGCACCAACGGGCGCGTCGAAGTGAGCCTCTTTCCCAACAGCCAGCTGGGCAGCGATATGCTGAATCAGGTGCACAGCGGCTCGCTCGATTTTTTCCTGTCGTCGTCGCAACTCGCGGTGCCGCTCGTGCCCGCCTGCGCGTTGCCCGGCGTCGCGTATGGGTTGAAGGACACGCCCTCCGCGTTCAAGGCGATGGACGGCGACGTCGGCGCCTATCTGCGCGCGCAGATGGAGCCGGCCGGTCTGTTCGCGCTGCCGGCCATGATGCAGGGAGGCTGGCGGCAGATCATCAGCAACAAGCCGATCCGCACGCCCGACGATCTGGTGGGCTTCAAGATTCGCGTGCCGATCAGCCCGATGTGGGTGTCGCAATTCAAGGATCTCGGCGCCAGCCCGACACCGATCAGCATCAACGAGCTGTACACGGCGCTGCAAACCAAGGTTGTGGACGGCGCGGAGAACTATCCGTCGCTGCTCTACGCGATGCGTCTGTACGAGATCCAGAAGTACATGAGCACGACCAATCACATGTGGGATGGCTACTGGATTCTCGGCAACGCGCGGATGTGGGCCGCGGTGCCGAAGGACATGCAGCAGGTGATCAGCGAGGAGTTCACGAAGTCGGTGATGCAGCAGCGCGACGACATGGTCAAGGTGGATGCGCAGGTGCCCGACGAAATGAAGAAGCACGGCATCACCTTCATCGATCCCGACCGCGACCAGTTCCGCGACAAGCTGAAGCAGGCTGGCTACTACGCCGAGTGGAAGCAGAAATTCGGCCCGCAGGCGTGGGCGCTGCTGGAAAAGTATTCCGGGCCATTGGGGTAA
- a CDS encoding SDR family NAD(P)-dependent oxidoreductase: MNIGLQRVMVTGAARGLGRAVALGLAARGVATVCVDANREGLAQTAEQAQRAGAACEASVVDLASPESIAAAFEHLGDGVPLDGIVTCGGVISKTRVLDMSVGEWDRVQNVNLRGTFLCVQHALCTMVPRGRGRIVTIASDTAKRGAGRLSTSAYGASKGGVVTLTRSLARELASHRGEIRVNCLCPGPIWTDMHEGMTADECATVENSVLMGRFARPEEIAAGVLFLLSDDASFVYGETLMVDGGVVLD, from the coding sequence ATGAATATCGGCCTGCAGCGTGTGATGGTGACCGGCGCGGCCAGGGGCCTTGGTCGCGCGGTCGCACTGGGTCTCGCGGCGCGCGGTGTGGCGACTGTGTGTGTCGACGCGAATCGTGAAGGTCTTGCACAAACCGCCGAGCAAGCGCAGCGCGCGGGCGCGGCGTGCGAGGCCAGCGTGGTCGATCTCGCGTCGCCGGAGTCGATCGCCGCGGCCTTTGAACATCTCGGTGATGGCGTGCCGCTCGACGGCATCGTGACCTGCGGTGGCGTGATCAGTAAAACGCGCGTGCTCGATATGAGCGTCGGCGAATGGGACCGCGTTCAGAACGTCAATCTGCGCGGCACGTTCCTGTGCGTGCAGCACGCGTTGTGCACGATGGTGCCACGCGGGCGCGGCCGGATCGTCACGATTGCGTCGGACACTGCGAAGCGCGGCGCGGGCCGTCTGTCGACATCCGCGTATGGCGCGTCGAAGGGGGGCGTCGTCACGCTGACGCGTTCGCTCGCGCGCGAACTGGCGAGCCATCGCGGCGAGATCCGCGTGAACTGCCTGTGCCCCGGTCCGATCTGGACCGACATGCACGAAGGCATGACGGCCGACGAATGCGCGACCGTCGAAAACTCGGTATTGATGGGCCGCTTCGCGCGGCCCGAAGAAATTGCCGCGGGCGTGCTGTTCCTGCTGTCGGATGACGCGTCATTCGTCTATGGCGAGACGCTGATGGTCGACGGCGGCGTCGTGCTCGATTAA
- a CDS encoding Gfo/Idh/MocA family protein: MTTDHHATSARQVPGIAVIGCGRISRSHLAAVASQPELAMLVATVDTDRALAERAKDSYQARFALDDIDAALAHPDVDAVVLCLPNHLHAPIAIKAARAGKHVLVEKPMADNAREALAMAEAADAHRVVLAVAQCRRHFRAIQYLADHHAEFGALISAQVSLGVYWSDAQAAWWREADKASGLVVALNGPHVLDFVQMVMRDDPLRVHAEAVRRNDFWAGEDEAMMLLAYPGRRIASVHLSFNQRPVENRKVLVYEHGTVVIEHDTQLSFNGQVLVRQGDDERRHYLDEAIEFERQFREFALAIAGKPNRSVMAAEGIRLMHTLDAVHRAFGSGQPVTLAGAAPATATLDAVP; encoded by the coding sequence ATGACGACGGATCATCACGCCACGTCAGCGCGACAGGTGCCGGGTATCGCGGTAATCGGCTGCGGACGGATTTCGCGCTCGCATCTGGCGGCGGTCGCGTCGCAGCCCGAACTGGCGATGCTCGTTGCCACGGTCGACACCGACCGCGCGCTCGCCGAACGGGCGAAGGACAGCTATCAAGCGCGCTTCGCGCTCGACGATATCGACGCCGCGCTCGCACACCCGGATGTCGACGCGGTCGTGCTGTGCCTGCCCAATCATCTGCACGCGCCGATCGCGATCAAGGCGGCGCGGGCGGGCAAGCACGTGCTGGTCGAAAAGCCGATGGCCGACAACGCGCGCGAGGCGCTCGCGATGGCCGAGGCGGCCGACGCGCATCGCGTGGTGCTGGCCGTCGCGCAGTGCCGGCGGCACTTCCGCGCGATCCAGTATCTCGCCGATCATCACGCTGAGTTCGGCGCGCTGATCTCCGCGCAGGTCAGTCTCGGCGTCTACTGGTCCGACGCGCAGGCGGCGTGGTGGCGCGAAGCGGACAAGGCGAGCGGACTCGTCGTCGCGTTGAACGGTCCGCACGTGCTCGATTTCGTGCAGATGGTGATGCGCGACGATCCGCTGCGCGTGCACGCGGAGGCGGTGCGCCGCAACGACTTCTGGGCCGGCGAGGACGAGGCGATGATGTTGCTCGCGTATCCGGGCAGGCGCATCGCTTCGGTGCATCTGTCGTTCAACCAGCGGCCAGTCGAGAACCGCAAGGTTCTGGTGTACGAGCACGGCACCGTCGTGATCGAGCATGACACGCAACTGAGCTTCAACGGCCAGGTGCTGGTCCGGCAGGGCGATGACGAGCGCCGCCACTATCTCGACGAGGCGATCGAATTCGAGCGGCAGTTCCGCGAGTTCGCGCTCGCGATCGCGGGCAAGCCGAACCGCTCGGTGATGGCCGCCGAAGGCATTCGTCTGATGCATACGCTGGATGCCGTGCATCGCGCATTCGGCAGCGGACAGCCGGTCACGCTCGCGGGCGCCGCGCCGGCTACCGCGACGCTGGATGCCGTGCCCTAA
- a CDS encoding TRAP transporter large permease yields the protein MRIVLTGSHPKLQHGFDAIERTLMLSTEVIAGVLVAAEIVLLLIGVIARYVFRHSLVWSDSLASLLFLWLAMMGAVIAFQRGEHMRMGTFVRAASPRWQPFFQALAVITPLAFLLLVAGPTIDYVLDESHLTDPALNISNAWRAAAMPVGVFLMIASSLFQLARLTHWRPVLGALLLTVLVGGGLAALQPLLAGAGSWNLVLFFIGVVALCVFSGVPIAFSFGLASFGYLSLTTSIPLLVMASRMDQGMSQIVLLAVPLFVILGLLMEMTGMAKALVEFLANLLGHVPGGLSYVLVGAMYLVSGISGSKSADMAALAPVLYPEMRARGTRPGEFVALLSATAAQTETIPPSLVLIILGSVTNTSIGALFTGGLLPGLVVGLMLCALVWWRNRGGRLADGAAFGERRARPTPREIGRSFWIALPALALPFVIRFAVVDGIATATEVSTIGIVYTIAAGLLLYRRFDWRRMWPILVGTAALSGAILLIIGAATSMAWCLTQSGFSDALADIFAKLPGGLVVFVIASIALFIVLGSLLEGIPAIVLFGPLLFPIAQEVGLNPVHYAMIAILAMGMGLFAPPFGVGYYTACAINRINPEEGMRPIVAYMVALGVGVALVAAVPWISTGFL from the coding sequence ATGCGCATCGTTCTCACCGGCAGTCATCCGAAGTTGCAGCACGGGTTCGACGCGATCGAGCGCACGCTCATGTTGTCGACGGAAGTCATCGCCGGTGTGCTGGTCGCCGCCGAAATCGTGCTGCTGCTGATCGGCGTGATCGCGCGCTACGTGTTCCGTCATTCGCTCGTGTGGTCCGATTCACTTGCGTCGTTGCTGTTTCTATGGCTCGCGATGATGGGAGCAGTGATCGCATTCCAGCGCGGCGAGCATATGCGCATGGGTACCTTCGTGCGCGCGGCATCGCCGCGCTGGCAGCCATTCTTCCAGGCACTCGCTGTGATCACGCCGCTCGCGTTCCTGTTGCTCGTGGCCGGGCCGACGATCGACTACGTGCTGGACGAATCGCACCTGACCGATCCGGCGCTGAACATTTCGAATGCGTGGCGCGCGGCGGCGATGCCGGTCGGCGTGTTCCTGATGATCGCCAGTTCGCTGTTCCAACTCGCGCGCCTCACGCACTGGCGGCCCGTACTCGGCGCTCTATTGCTGACCGTGCTCGTCGGCGGCGGGCTAGCGGCGTTGCAGCCGCTGCTCGCTGGCGCGGGGTCGTGGAACCTGGTGCTGTTCTTCATTGGCGTGGTCGCGCTGTGCGTGTTTTCCGGCGTGCCGATCGCGTTCTCGTTCGGTCTCGCATCGTTCGGCTATCTGTCGCTGACGACGTCGATTCCATTGCTGGTGATGGCGAGCCGCATGGATCAGGGCATGTCGCAGATCGTGCTGCTGGCGGTACCTTTATTCGTAATCCTCGGTCTGCTGATGGAGATGACCGGGATGGCGAAGGCGCTCGTCGAGTTTCTGGCCAACCTGCTTGGCCATGTGCCGGGCGGCCTGTCGTATGTGCTGGTCGGCGCAATGTATCTGGTGTCGGGTATTTCCGGCTCGAAGTCGGCGGACATGGCCGCACTCGCGCCCGTGTTGTACCCTGAGATGCGCGCGCGTGGCACGCGTCCCGGCGAATTCGTCGCGTTACTGTCGGCGACTGCCGCGCAAACGGAGACGATTCCGCCGAGCCTCGTGCTGATCATTCTCGGCTCGGTGACGAACACTTCAATCGGCGCGCTGTTTACGGGCGGCCTGCTGCCCGGTCTGGTAGTCGGGCTGATGCTGTGCGCACTGGTGTGGTGGCGCAATCGAGGCGGGCGTCTCGCGGACGGCGCCGCGTTTGGCGAGCGGCGTGCTCGACCGACCCCGCGCGAGATCGGCCGCAGCTTCTGGATCGCATTGCCGGCACTCGCGTTGCCATTCGTGATCCGCTTCGCGGTGGTCGATGGCATCGCGACCGCGACCGAGGTGTCGACGATCGGTATCGTCTATACGATCGCCGCAGGCCTGTTGCTGTACCGTCGTTTCGACTGGCGGCGGATGTGGCCGATACTCGTCGGCACTGCGGCACTGTCCGGCGCGATCCTGTTGATCATCGGCGCGGCGACCAGCATGGCATGGTGTCTGACACAGTCCGGATTCTCCGATGCGCTTGCCGATATCTTCGCGAAGCTTCCCGGCGGACTCGTGGTGTTCGTCATCGCGTCGATTGCGCTCTTCATCGTACTCGGCAGTCTGCTGGAAGGCATTCCGGCGATCGTGCTGTTTGGGCCGCTGCTGTTTCCGATCGCGCAGGAAGTCGGACTCAATCCGGTTCACTACGCGATGATCGCGATTCTCGCGATGGGCATGGGGCTATTCGCGCCGCCGTTCGGTGTCGGTTATTACACGGCATGCGCGATCAACCGGATCAACCCGGAAGAGGGGATGCGACCGATCGTGGCTTACATGGTTGCGTTGGGAGTGGGCGTGGCGCTGGTTGCGGCAGTGCCGTGGATTTCGACTGGATTCCTGTGA
- a CDS encoding Tm-1-like ATP-binding domain-containing protein, with protein sequence MRTVYVVGTCDTKGAELGFVRERLRERGLAVCLIDVGTLGDARAAVTPDVSADAVCACHPDGLAAIRNAGERGAAILAMAQALSAFFVTRDDIGGVIGLGGSGNTALVTHAMRALPIGVPKLMVSTVASSNVAPYVGASDIALMYSVVDIAGLNRISRVVLANAADAIGGMVLGLDDRGRDTANDKPTLGITMFGVTTRCVDLLRERLGASHECLVFHATGTGGQSMEKLIDSGMIDGAIDLTTTEVPDHLAGGVFPCDDDRFGAIARTRVPYVMSCGALDMVNFGAPDTVPPRYAQRLFYHHNPQVTLMRTSPDECRAIGEWIAGRLNRCEGEVRVLIPGRGVSAIDDEGMPFRDPAADRALFDALEAGIAQTASRRVLRLPLHINEPAFADALVSAYADAAEISGANRR encoded by the coding sequence ATGCGAACCGTGTATGTCGTTGGAACCTGCGATACCAAAGGCGCGGAGCTTGGCTTTGTGCGTGAGCGGCTGCGCGAGCGCGGACTTGCCGTCTGTCTGATCGACGTCGGCACGCTCGGCGATGCGCGCGCGGCGGTGACACCCGACGTGAGCGCCGATGCGGTGTGCGCCTGTCATCCGGACGGGCTCGCGGCGATCCGCAATGCAGGTGAGCGCGGCGCGGCGATTCTCGCGATGGCGCAAGCGCTCAGCGCGTTCTTCGTTACGCGCGACGACATTGGCGGTGTGATTGGCCTCGGTGGCTCGGGCAATACCGCGCTCGTCACGCACGCGATGCGTGCGCTGCCGATCGGCGTGCCGAAGCTGATGGTGTCGACGGTCGCATCGAGCAACGTCGCGCCGTACGTCGGCGCGAGCGATATCGCGCTGATGTATTCGGTGGTCGACATCGCGGGGCTGAACCGGATCAGCCGCGTGGTGCTCGCCAATGCTGCCGATGCGATCGGCGGCATGGTGCTCGGGCTCGACGATCGCGGGCGCGATACGGCCAACGACAAGCCGACGCTCGGCATCACGATGTTCGGCGTGACCACCCGCTGCGTCGATCTGCTGCGCGAGCGGCTCGGCGCGAGCCATGAATGCCTCGTGTTCCATGCGACCGGCACCGGCGGGCAATCGATGGAGAAACTGATCGATAGCGGCATGATCGACGGCGCGATCGATCTGACCACGACCGAGGTGCCGGACCATCTGGCGGGCGGCGTATTTCCGTGCGACGACGACCGCTTTGGCGCGATCGCGCGCACGCGCGTGCCCTACGTGATGTCGTGCGGCGCGCTCGACATGGTCAATTTCGGCGCGCCCGACACTGTGCCGCCGCGTTACGCGCAGCGTCTCTTTTACCACCATAACCCGCAGGTCACGCTGATGCGCACGTCGCCGGACGAGTGCCGCGCGATCGGCGAGTGGATCGCCGGGCGGCTGAACCGCTGCGAGGGCGAAGTGCGCGTGCTGATTCCGGGGCGTGGCGTCTCCGCGATCGACGACGAAGGGATGCCGTTTCGCGATCCAGCGGCCGACCGAGCGCTGTTCGACGCGCTCGAAGCGGGTATCGCGCAAACGGCAAGCCGGCGTGTGCTGCGTCTACCGCTGCATATCAACGAGCCCGCTTTCGCCGATGCGCTGGTGAGTGCTTATGCCGACGCGGCGGAGATTTCGGGCGCAAACAGGAGGTGA
- a CDS encoding MFS transporter yields the protein MRSRTASEQLMMSDQFVNQIDQRFQSRAEFACPVADRHEDRRVILLALLHFFWAIGLYSAALWLPQVVSRLGLGNETVGWALAVPALLGAAAMYAWGSHSDRTKRRRRHAMIANLVGAAGLTGSALLKQPALAMMSITVGMVGIYCYSAVFYPIPQAILRGPGAASGIAFVTAFSNLAGFAGTYLVGWLNERFGNFTYALLALATSLLISTVLLSFVPHDVELEEPRP from the coding sequence GTGCGAAGTCGTACGGCTTCAGAACAATTGATGATGAGCGATCAGTTCGTGAATCAGATCGACCAGCGTTTCCAGAGCCGGGCCGAATTCGCTTGCCCGGTAGCAGATCGACACGAAGACAGGCGAGTGATACTGCTGGCGTTACTACATTTCTTCTGGGCCATCGGTTTGTACAGTGCCGCATTGTGGTTGCCCCAGGTCGTAAGCCGGCTTGGTCTTGGCAATGAAACAGTGGGCTGGGCTTTGGCAGTACCTGCATTGCTAGGTGCCGCTGCCATGTACGCCTGGGGCTCTCACTCGGATAGAACCAAGCGCCGGCGCCGACATGCGATGATCGCCAATCTTGTTGGGGCGGCTGGTCTGACGGGCAGTGCCTTGCTGAAACAACCGGCGCTGGCCATGATGTCGATTACAGTAGGCATGGTGGGGATCTATTGCTATTCGGCCGTGTTCTATCCGATACCGCAAGCCATTTTGCGCGGTCCTGGGGCCGCCTCGGGTATCGCTTTCGTTACGGCGTTCTCCAATCTGGCAGGTTTCGCGGGCACTTATCTGGTGGGGTGGCTCAACGAGCGCTTTGGAAACTTCACGTACGCGCTGCTAGCTTTGGCTACCTCACTGCTAATATCGACCGTGCTATTGAGCTTCGTTCCGCATGACGTCGAGCTGGAAGAACCGAGGCCCTAG
- a CDS encoding phosphoenolpyruvate hydrolase family protein codes for MPRFERSELLARYRAMIARHEPIVGGGAGTGLSAKCEEAGGIDLIVIYNSGRYRMAGRGSLAGLLAYGNANDIVKDMAREVLPVVKKTPVLAGVNGTDPFADMDVLLDELARLGFSGVQNFPTVGLIDGVFRQNLEETGMSYALEVEMIARARRKELLTTPYVFNDDEAVQMAKAGADIIVAHMGLTTGGAIGAHTALTLAECPARIESFAQAARGVCDDVIVLCHGGPIATPEDAAFVLREAPSCHGFYGASSMERLPTEIALTETTRAFKAITRAAR; via the coding sequence ATGCCACGTTTCGAGCGTAGCGAACTGCTGGCGCGTTATCGCGCGATGATCGCGCGGCACGAGCCGATCGTCGGCGGCGGTGCGGGGACGGGGCTGTCCGCGAAATGCGAAGAAGCGGGCGGCATCGACCTGATCGTGATCTACAACTCGGGCCGCTACCGGATGGCAGGGCGCGGTTCGCTCGCGGGCCTGCTCGCCTATGGCAACGCGAACGACATCGTCAAGGACATGGCGCGCGAGGTCTTGCCGGTCGTCAAGAAAACGCCCGTGCTCGCGGGCGTGAACGGCACCGACCCGTTCGCCGACATGGACGTGCTGCTCGACGAACTGGCGCGGCTCGGCTTTTCCGGCGTGCAGAACTTCCCGACGGTCGGTCTGATCGACGGCGTGTTCCGGCAGAACCTCGAGGAAACCGGCATGAGTTACGCGCTCGAAGTCGAGATGATCGCCCGCGCGCGTCGCAAGGAACTGCTGACTACGCCCTACGTATTCAACGACGACGAGGCGGTCCAGATGGCCAAGGCCGGGGCGGACATCATCGTCGCGCATATGGGTTTGACGACCGGCGGCGCGATCGGCGCGCATACCGCGTTGACGCTCGCCGAGTGTCCGGCGCGCATCGAATCGTTCGCACAGGCGGCGCGCGGCGTGTGCGACGACGTGATCGTGCTGTGCCACGGCGGCCCGATCGCGACGCCCGAGGATGCGGCCTTCGTGCTGCGCGAGGCGCCGTCGTGTCACGGCTTCTACGGCGCCAGTTCGATGGAGCGGCTGCCGACCGAGATCGCGTTGACCGAAACGACACGTGCGTTTAAGGCCATTACCCGAGCGGCGCGTTGA